One Dioscorea cayenensis subsp. rotundata cultivar TDr96_F1 chromosome 15, TDr96_F1_v2_PseudoChromosome.rev07_lg8_w22 25.fasta, whole genome shotgun sequence genomic region harbors:
- the LOC120277474 gene encoding uncharacterized protein LOC120277474, protein MPFPMKIQPIDSRTAARTTDSVKPAQKSRLKRLFERQFPGVLKIAPAEKLVGETREKDRDDGEPEPSSLCLAKMVQNFIEETATNEKSARCGRRRCNCFNGNCSDSDDEDLDFYYADAVPPPTTGDTADILKGLVPCASVAERNLLADASKIVEESKIGKSKDDCRRILTDGLRSLGYDASICKSRWEKSPSIPAGEYEYVDVIVNGERLLVDVDFRSEFEIARSTKGYRVVLQSLPSIFVGTADRLRQIVAVVSEAARVSLKKKGLHIPPWRKPDYMAAKWLSPYHRATDRDPDEHVNPAPIDPIPPVHFSADLDDEKTTSAASPSPWQPPAVKPRPASGSGAKVVTGLASVLGDEP, encoded by the exons ATGCCGTTCCCGATGAAGATCCAGCCGATCGATTCCAGGACTGCGGCGAGGACCACTGATTCGGTGAAACCTGCCCAGAAATCGCGCCTGAAGCGGCTGTTTGAGCGCCAGTTCCCCGGCGTGCTCAAGATCGCCCCGGCGGAGAAGCTCGTCGGCGAAACGAGAGAGAAGGACAGGGACGACGGCGAGCCAGAACCTAGCTCCTTGTGCCTTGCCAAGATGGTGCAGAACTTCATAGAGGAGACGGCGACCAACGAGAAGTCGGCCAGATGCGGACGTCGCCGCTGCAACTGCTTCAACGGTAACTGCAGCGATAGTGATGACGAAGATCTTGACTTCTACTACGCCGATGCCGTCCCACCGCCGACCACTGGCGACACCGCCGACATCCTCAAG GGTCTGGTTCCGTGCGCCAGCGTAGCAGAGAGGAATCTCTTGGCGGACGCTTCCAAGATCGTCGAGGAGAGCAAGATCGGGAAGAGCAAAGATGATTGCCGGCGAATCCTCACCGACGGGCTCCGATCCCTCGGCTACGACGCTTCCATCTGCAAGTCCCGTTGGGAGAAATCCCCTTCCATCCCCGCTG GCGAGTATGAGTATGTAGACGTCATCGTCAATGGAGAACGGTTGCTCGTCGACGTCGATTTCCGATCAGAGTTCGAGATCGCACGGTCGACCAAGGGCTACCGCGTAGTGCTTCAATCCCTGCCGTCCATCTTCGTTGGAACCGCCGATCGGCTCCGCCAGATCGTCGCCGTCGTCTCCGAGGCGGCGCGGGTCAGCCTGAAGAAGAAGGGTCTCCACATCCCGCCATGGCGCAAGCCGGACTACATGGCCGCCAAATGGCTCTCCCCCTACCACCGCGCCACCGATCGCGATCCCGACGAACACGTGAATCCGGCCCCAATCGATCCGATCCCACCCGTCCATTTCTCCGCCGATCTCGATGATGAGAAGACTACTTCAGCGGCATCGCCATCTCCATGGCAGCCGCCGGCTGTCAAACCGCGTCCGGCGTCCGGCAGTGGAGCCAAGGTCGTCACCGGCCTCGCTTCCGTCCTCGGCGATGAACCCTGA